In a genomic window of Bicyclus anynana chromosome 5, ilBicAnyn1.1, whole genome shotgun sequence:
- the LOC112044214 gene encoding uncharacterized protein LOC112044214, whose protein sequence is MHFLLIACTLAAVAAAPATYDQRQDGEGNVQMDLKDIMFIVGVPKNIPNELLSLFLKSAKRSGDQPIAQDRADTQLTAFVEPSTPYRVIIGGEGERLVETDGSNAIVIAGRRRLEAEEPDEMKLIGATEQCGPERRRDPVTLMCKSITDLRAVIKPDITPEVVPVPT, encoded by the coding sequence ATGCACTTCCTCCTCATAGCATGCACGCTGGCCGCGGTCGCCGCCGCGCCCGCTACCTACGACCAGAGGCAAGACGGCGAAGGCAACGTCCAAATGGACTTGAAAGACATCATGTTCATCGTTGGAGTACCCAAAAACATACCAAACGAACTTTTGAGTCTCTTTCTTAAGAGCGCGAAGAGGAGTGGCGACCAACCGATCGCACAGGACAGGGCTGATACACAGTTGACCGCGTTCGTGGAACCTAGCACGCCGTATCGAGTGATCATCGGTGGAGAGGGCGAGCGGTTGGTGGAGACGGACGGGAGCAATGCCATCGTCATCGCCGGTCGACGACGCTTGGAGGCGGAGGAACCTGACGAGATGAAACTCATCGGAGCCACGGAGCAGTGCGGACCTGAGAGGAGACGAGATCCCGTCACACTTATGTGCAAGTCTATCACCGACCTTCGCGCTGTTATCAAACCTGATATCACCCCCGAAGTGGTTCCTGTACCGACGTAG
- the LOC112044220 gene encoding uncharacterized protein LOC112044220, giving the protein MVNYKRVVCEVAVLLTCLAVAFAAPAADCDEKKTHYDQRQNGTENFRLSIDGMVIAIAPADALVEAASDFVDLLDIPDLEEYLKPPSSSNKPVTSESKPEIPSDSKPEPEKIPSDSKPEPEKIISDSKPDAEKPADPPLSDVSLPETKPQRKEANAGKQEKAQRLKHRLANFLIPLLRRTRHH; this is encoded by the exons ATGGTCAACTACAAACGAGTGGTCTGCGAGGTGGCGGTGCTGTTAACGTGCTTGGCAGTTGCCTTCGCAGCACCGGCGGCCGATTGCGACGAGAAAAAGACACATTACGACCAAAGGCAGAATGGCACTGAAAACTTCAGACTGTCCATAGATGGCATGGTCATCGCCATCGCCCCAGCGGACGCGCTCGTCGAAGCAGCTTCAGACTTCGTTGATCTATTAGATATCCCTGATCTTGAGGAGTATCTAAAACCACCCAGTTCGTCGAACAAACCTGTGACGAGCGAATCGAAACCGGAGATCCCCAGTGACTCGAAACCGGAGCCAGAGAAGATCCCCAGTGACTCTAAACCTGAGCCGGAAAAGATCATCAGTGACTCGAAGCCTGATGCGGAGAAACCAGCCGACCCGCCTCTTAGCGACGTTAGCCTCCCAGAAACTAAGCCTCAGAGGAAAGAAGCGAATGCCGGAAAGCAAGAAAAAGCTCAAAG acTGAAGCATCGCCTCGCCAATTTTTTGATACCATTGCTAAGGAGGACGCGCCACCACTGA